The following coding sequences are from one Eleginops maclovinus isolate JMC-PN-2008 ecotype Puerto Natales chromosome 11, JC_Emac_rtc_rv5, whole genome shotgun sequence window:
- the ncf1 gene encoding neutrophil cytosol factor 1: protein MEATYVRHVELFGFEKRSFPSQYYVYMLMVKWSDLSEKLIYRTYPEIYTFHKSLKEMFPIESGEIEKKDRIIPSLPAPRWLISEKSPETRQSTLSEYCHSLINLPPHISRCKQLTDFFKVRPEDENPPALNTVKRNETVVVSRESARDNVSEISGPIILETYRVIADFEKTSKHEINLHTGDLVEIVEKNPNGWWFCQCESSRGWIPASYLEPLDGPDEAEEADPDYEGELHVTIRSYKAEAEDEISLESGETVAVIHKLLDGWWVVRKGEETGHFPSIFLHKAGKREIYEAAQTNLQGKKPPPLRSTIRNAKSIHDKSRQRLSQDTYRRNSRRYLQQKGGRKNSKTAAKSPLRERKNQDITHEQSSSESELKKDAPVIPPRPSPELILERCSDNTCKRVSIHRSNSGSSS, encoded by the exons GTGTACATGCTGATGGTGAAATGGAGCGACCTCTCTGAGAAGCTGATCTACAGAACCTATCCTGAGATATACACCTTCCAC AAGTCCCTGAAAGAGATGTTCCCCATCGAGTCTGGTGAAATAGAAAAGAAGGACAGAATCATTCCGTCATTACCAg cTCCACGCTGGCTGATCAGTGAGAAGTCACCGGAGACCAGGCAGAGCACGCTGTCGGAGTACTGCCACTCGCTCATCAACCTGCCGCCCCACATTTCCCGCTGCAAACAGCTCACCGACTTCTTCAAGGTCCGACCCGAGGATGAGAACCCGCCTGCCCTGAACAC AGTGAAAAGAAACGAAACCGTTGTGGTGTCCAGGGAGTCGGCCAGAGACAACGTTTCTG AGATTTCTGGCCCCATCATATTGGAGACCTACAGAGTGATCGCTGACTTTGAGAAGACGTCTAAACACGAGATTAATCTGCACACTGGAGACCTGGTGGAAATTGTGGAGAAAAATCCAAACG GGTGGTGGTTCTGCCAGTGTGAGTCTAGTCGAGGCTGGATCCCTGCGTCCTACCTGGAGCCACTGGATGGACCGGATGAAGCCGAGGAGGCTGATCCAGACTACGAAG GAGAGCTGCACGTCACCATCAGATCCTACAAGGCCGAGGCGGAGGACGAGATCTCTCTGGAGAGCGGGGAAACCGTAGCCGTCATTCACAAACTGCTGGATGGCTGGTGGGTCGTCAG gaaaggagaggagactGGTCATTTCCCTTCCATTTTCCTGCACAAAGCCGGAAAGAGAGAGATATATGAAGCAGCGCAAACAAACCTGCAGGGAAAGAAACCGCCCCC TCTCAGATCCACAATCAGAAATGCCAAGAGCATCCACGACAAGTCCCGTCAGCGGCTCAGCCAGGACACTTACCGCAGGAACAGCCGCCGCTACCTCCAGCAGAAAGGTGGCCGCAAGAATTCCAAGACCGCTGCCAAGTCCCCactgagggagaggaagaaccAGG ACATTACTCACGAGCAGTCCAGTTCGGAGAGCGAGCTGAAGAAGGATGCTCCGGTTATCCCGCCCCGGCCCAGTCCGGAGCTCATCCTGGAGCGCTGCAGCGACAACACCTGCAAGAGAGTCAGCATCCACAGGTCGAACTCTGGCTCCTCCAGCTAG